A portion of the Chondrinema litorale genome contains these proteins:
- a CDS encoding aldehyde dehydrogenase family protein, which produces MDATTNNLSINTQVSQVFSKQLNRYHKHPNPSYKERLTNLKKLEAVVLKYREDIQEAIYQDFKKNHVESDFLEVLPTVLEVRHAIKKLKKWMKPKNAGMPLALFGTKSRIITEPKGVCLIIAPWNYPFILAISPLIYALAAGNNVILKPSEITTHTSALMKKMIAETFREEHVTVIEGDVQTATELLEKPFNHIFFTGSPVVGKIVMKAAAQHLSSITLELGGKSPVIIDESADVNDAAEKITWGKLINNGQTCISPDYLLIHKDKKAEFVQNVKSRINQFYNQDGKGVESSNDYCRIINEKHYQRVSDLIGDALDRGAVLEEGGNTNSESNYIAPTLLSNVTLDTQIMEDEIFGPVLPIITYDHIDEAIKIIRSKEKPLSLYIFSKSKKAQKYILKNTSAGGTAVNDVILHIAHNDLPFGGVNNSGIGKSHGKYGYLAFSNERAVLYQRIGLTSAKPFYPPYDSKVKKMIDLLLKWL; this is translated from the coding sequence ATGGACGCCACTACCAATAATCTCTCGATAAACACACAAGTAAGCCAGGTTTTCTCAAAACAGCTAAATAGATATCATAAGCACCCGAATCCTAGCTATAAGGAAAGGCTTACCAACCTCAAAAAACTGGAAGCAGTTGTATTAAAATACAGAGAAGATATCCAAGAAGCCATTTATCAAGATTTTAAAAAGAACCATGTAGAATCTGATTTTCTTGAGGTTTTACCCACTGTCTTAGAAGTAAGACATGCAATTAAAAAACTCAAAAAATGGATGAAGCCTAAAAATGCAGGGATGCCACTGGCTTTGTTTGGCACTAAATCTAGAATTATTACTGAGCCTAAAGGAGTCTGTTTAATTATTGCCCCATGGAATTACCCTTTTATATTGGCTATAAGCCCACTTATTTATGCTTTAGCAGCAGGAAATAATGTTATTTTAAAACCTTCTGAAATTACCACCCACACTTCTGCACTTATGAAAAAGATGATTGCAGAAACATTTAGAGAAGAACATGTAACTGTAATTGAAGGTGATGTACAAACAGCAACAGAATTACTCGAAAAGCCTTTTAACCATATATTTTTTACTGGTAGTCCAGTTGTTGGCAAGATTGTAATGAAAGCAGCCGCCCAGCACCTTAGTTCTATAACACTTGAACTAGGAGGGAAATCACCAGTAATTATAGATGAAAGTGCCGATGTTAATGATGCAGCCGAAAAAATAACATGGGGTAAACTGATAAATAATGGACAAACCTGTATCTCACCAGATTACCTGTTAATTCATAAAGATAAAAAAGCCGAATTTGTACAAAATGTAAAAAGCAGAATTAATCAGTTTTATAACCAAGATGGAAAAGGTGTAGAAAGCTCAAATGATTATTGTCGCATCATTAATGAAAAACACTACCAAAGAGTTAGTGATTTAATTGGTGATGCACTAGATAGAGGTGCAGTACTCGAAGAAGGCGGCAATACTAATTCAGAATCTAATTATATAGCTCCTACTTTATTGAGCAATGTTACTTTAGATACGCAAATAATGGAAGACGAAATATTTGGTCCTGTTTTGCCTATTATCACTTACGACCATATCGATGAAGCCATAAAAATTATTCGATCTAAAGAAAAACCGCTATCACTCTATATTTTTAGTAAGAGCAAAAAGGCTCAAAAGTACATTCTAAAAAACACCTCAGCAGGTGGCACAGCAGTAAATGATGTAATTCTACATATTGCTCATAACGATTTGCCATTTGGCGGAGTAAACAACAGTGGCATAGGTAAATCGCATGGCAAATACGGTTATCTGGCTTTTTCTAACGAAAGAGCAGTTCTTTATCAGCGAATTGGTTTAACTAGTGCAAAACCTTTCTACCCACCTTATGACTCTAAAGTGAAAAAAATGATAGATTTGCTGCTTAAATGGTTGTAG